The Aedes aegypti strain LVP_AGWG chromosome 3, AaegL5.0 Primary Assembly, whole genome shotgun sequence genome contains a region encoding:
- the LOC5578200 gene encoding proteasomal ubiquitin receptor ADRM1 homolog: protein MWRRGSSFFAGFVHRITGAGNRHLVEFCAGRMNLVNKMVHPENRKRLVYVYQAENGLIHICWKNRTTGNVEDDLIVFPDDGEFKKIENVNNGRVFLLKFKSSSRRLFLWMQEPKTDKDEEWCRRINELINNSPSSNNLGERSGRGGNGSDNGDLQYIM, encoded by the coding sequence ATGTGGCGAAGAGGATCCAGTTTTTTCGCCGGATTTGTCCATAGAATCACCGGTGCCGGAAATCGCCATCTGGTGGAGTTCTGCGCCGGAAGGATGAATCTGGTCAACAAGATGGTTCACCCGGAAAACCGGAAGAGGCTGGTCTACGTGTACCAGGCAGAAAACGGGTTGATCCACATTTGCTGGAAGAATCGCACGACGGGAAACGTGGAGGACGATCTGATTGTGTTTCCAGACGATGGCGAGTTTAAAAAGATCGAGAACGTAAATAATGGGCGGGTGTTCCTGTTGAAGTTTAAGAGTTCGAGCCGTCGGCTGTTCTTATGGATGCAGGAACCGAAGACGGATAAGGATGAGGAGTGGTGCCGCCGTATTAACGAGTTGATCAACAATTCGCCGTCGTCGAACAATCTGGGAGAGAGATCGGGACGCGGCGGAAATGGAAGCGACAATGGGGACCTGCAGTACATCATGTAA